The following is a genomic window from Rutidosis leptorrhynchoides isolate AG116_Rl617_1_P2 chromosome 8, CSIRO_AGI_Rlap_v1, whole genome shotgun sequence.
gcaaggcaagtgaagatgtttgacacagtgtataactctgatgttttgtaataaTCTATATGGTCAACTGATTTgtattaataacgtaacacctgtgatttCTTGTAATCATATTACTATGTAGTAATATATGATGTGTAAActttaaagtcttccgctgtgagtgttcaaaaaaaatgtgtatgtaaaaagtacggtgttacaaaagCTTATTACTATGAAATGACATGAAAgaacataatatatatttataaaataatatattagaGAGCTTTCTAGTAATTTAATGTTTcttaagctctacttttttcataGGGAGATGATACTTACATACCAGGAATTGATCAATACACACAAACttactattatacccttaattTATAATAATGGAGGTTCAACTCCTTAAATAAACTTAGGGATATAACTGTAAATTTTGTGCTAAAAAGTGTGTATGAATAAAAAATGATTGTGTGAGTATCACATCCCTTTTTCATAAGCTACTTCAAGTAGCTTaaaaaattaaaacttatggttttaataagctattaataagtttttttttttttttagtatgcCAAACAAAGCTTATGGTTGAAgcttataaacaaaaaaaaaaaataagactaAGCTTTCATAAGCTCCAATAAACTTGTCATTCAAACACACCCTAAGCTGATAGGTGGATTTTCGGATGATGGTTCATCAGATTTTTTAATATTCTATCCATTTATACCTTAAAAAAAATTATCgtctttaattttatgtttttgaaaatataatgatatttatttttTTCCCCAAgtagtaatattttttttatttttataattatagtaatttactagtgaaatgacctatAGAACCACGCGTTTGTTTAAACAAaatagtttaataatatgttttaggtattaagtgaaccgtacatgctaaagtcatttagaaaAATGACCCGTAAAACCACAGATTTcgactaaaaaacttgtcgttgtttttacaaacatattgatatacttaacttggtcagaataaatgaactacatttatcctCCCACCGCTTTCTtcaaattttcatcacaattattatttttcttgtcataaaagctaaattacaacattttattgagacatgtatttcgattacatatgtaacttaattaatctcgtaaatcatatttgaataataatataataataataatgtttgcttTGAAATTAACTatttatctttttaataataattattagtaataacaaatgcctctttatttttttttaaaaacaactataaatataatataattattatatgaaagtttaacaatatgtttcaaagtttgtacatCGTTGGGTGttgtgtaaaagattgtacaatttgtttaaaAGTTTGTACATATAGTCATGAAGGTGTGTTTTAGCATAAGTTTgtatataatgtttcaaatattgtacatatagttatgtggtgttttaccataaggttgtacataatgcttcaaatattgtacatatagtcatgtggtgttttattataaggttgtacataatgcttcaaatattatagagtttttatcaattatacttctcttaacttttaaaataatatatttactcacttaaatataataatatcgtACATCTCATTTTAAGTACTTAAATTTATCATATATGCTCAATATTCAATAAAATCATTAAAATAGAAATCTAGTAATTTGATTTTAACAAGCAAGTTGAATATCAGGTTTTACTTTGTTAATTAATTTGCTTTTACTGTTTGTAACTTGCTAGATTTGAACACAAACTTACAACTGTAGCATAGTGAAGAATGGATCAATAGCCTAGTGGTGAATGACTCACTTTTCCTTAGGGGAGGTGAGAGTTCGATTCCCACTAGTTGATGATTTTTtaaataattggatcaaaaaccattcttaccgggcccaaatgatccCTTGGTCCTACGCATGCGAAGATTGCAACAATAACAATGCAGGTTCGAATCTCGGGCCTGGCAGGCTATGAGAAAATGGATGATGGTGTTTCGCCAGACTCCAGTGGACTACCGGGGActgctggatgggttgacaaaatcaacacagggctaacatgtccctaCTATACACATGTTTTTGCAACAAACTGTAGCATAGTAGATTCATAAGGTTTATTACAGTAGCATTTTCTATTTTCATAAAGAAAAACTTGAATGCATATAGGTACAACCCGTTATGGGTAAAACCCGGAATTAAAGAATTCAATGTAATCGTGTTCTTATTTTTTACTTTCTTGAAAATTGAAATACTTTATCCATTTCACTACTCGAGCATAAACAGGAATCGTAGTATTCCATGAAAGCGTATCCATTCGCATGCAAATTAGTAGACTATTTTTTAATGATTTTTAAAAAAGGGTATATATTTAATGTTTAAAATGGGTTCATTTGAtaattattatttagttttagtctTTAAAATGAGCACATTTGATAATATGGATAAATATGAGATTTTAAAGGTTAATGGAGTATGATAAAAACACTATGttatacaattaatatattaagatttttattaaaaataattagttATTTTAATGTTATCAAtagcttataatttttttttactcATTTTAGAAATTTATATATTAGAATTATTTAAACAAAAGCTACCTCCTACTCCTATTTTTGTAACTGAACGAGGCTGACATGGCAGTATTCCATTGGTTGGAGTGATGCATACCCCAAGTCATAGTCAACTCCAGTCATCGTCTTCTCTTCTACCCTGATTTCAACGAAACAGACGAAACCCTAACAACACCGTCTCACTAGATCTCGCAATGGCGATTTCACCTCTAATCATACTCCTCTTACTTTCAATCACACCATTTCTCGCCGGAATCATCACCGCCACCGCCGATGATTCAGGTCTACTCATGGAACTCAAATCAATCCAATCACGTTCTCCCTCCTCCGTCATCCACCTAAACGACAACCTCCTCCGTCGTATCGTCACCACCAAACCCCGTTCCTTTTCCATAGTTATCTTCTTCGATGCAATTCAACTACACGATAAATCCGAACTGCATCTCAAATCACTCAAATCCGAATTCAATATCTTATCAGATTCCTTCACTATAAACAACCAAAATTCACCTTCCACACTCTCTAAACTCTTCTTCTGCGATATCGAATTCGGCGAATCGCAACAATCATTCGCTCAATTCGCCGTTGCTGCAGTACCTCACATCCGTTTGCTACCACCAGATGCTGTCAATTTGAAATCAGATTCGATCGCGATGGACGCCGGAGACTTCTCGCGGTTAGCCGAATCAATGTCGGAGTTTATCGAATCGAAAACGAGGCTTTCGATAGGTCATATTCATCGTCCACCGATTGTTTCGAAAATGCAGTTAGGGTTTATAATTGCTGCCTTTTTAATATCGTTACCGTTTATGTTTAAGAAGTTATTAGCTGGTGAAACATTGTTTCATCATAAGAGGTTTTGGCTTTCGGCTTCGGTTTTTGTTTACTTTTTTAGCGTTTCGGGTACTATGCATAATATAATTCGTAAAATGCCGATGTTTATATCCGATAGAAATGATCCAAGTAAGCTGGTATACTTTTACCAAGGGTCTGGAATGCAATTGGGAGCTGAGGGGTTTGCCATAGGGTTTTTGTATACGATTGTCGGATTGTTGCTGGCATTTGTTACTCACGTTTTGGTTAGGGTGAAGAATACGACTGCTCAGaggattattatgattatagcCATGGTTGTTTCGGTTTGGGCTGTGAGGAAAGTTGTGTACTTGGATAATTGGAAGACTGGGTATGCTGTTCATGCTTATTTGCCTTCGAGCTGGTGAAGCAATCGATGATACTTGGTTCGTTGTAGCTTTTTTAATGTATTTGATAGTCATGGGCTTGATATGCTTAACTGTGCTGTTATACTTATTATTGCTTCAAAACATTAGGATTAAAGAAGTATGCTGCTTTCAATGAATTCTTGTTTTTCGTTTCATGGATCAACCGATCAACTCATCATAGAATGAATTATATGTTTTTCTGGTTTTAGAATTTACTCACTTGCTGGTTATACTCATAATGGTATAATGTATTTAATATTAGTAGTACTTTTGCATACATGGTCCTTTAGTGAAACTTTTGGGAAAAGAATTTGCTATAATTGTGAATATGCTAGTCAAAAATCTTGGATAAGTTACTGTTCCCACTCAATTGTAGAACATGCTGTAAGATTACTCTAGAGGTGAAATTTTATTTGTGGTGAGTATATGTAGAATCATTAGTATTGAAAGTTGTTTAACATTAAGCAGAGCGTCCCTAAACTACTATATTCTTCCGTCTCATCTAAATGTGTCACCATTAAAGGTACGCTGtaactattaataattatattagtgtGGCAAAGGAGGAAATGTTCAATCAGTTTCCAGCAACGTCTTACTTGAGGTTCCATAGATGTCTTATAATTATTGGGTACCCGCTTGAATGAACGGATAGGATTTTGCATATGGTTTGATTGATTGTGTATTTTGGTGGTTCTAGCTTCAGCACTGTCGGATAATCTTGGTGATTTAGTTAATCTTTTTCGTTTATCAGCTCTGAGTTTATGACTAGATTGTTGAAACTTGCAGTAGAAATGCTGACCTACTAATGTTTTAAGTTATGATATTGAACCAAATATACTAACCATCACAAGATAGCCTACAAGATAGCCTAGTGGTTGGGGCCCTGaattccttgcaagaggtctcgggATCGAATTCTGTCTTGGATGAATATTTTGTGATTGGCCAGGGTTGGAAATATCCAAGTAGTAATCATGCTCGGCTGCATACATGAGAGTATGAGGTCGGATTACTCGTCCTCCCGGgtagcccgaacagggaaaaccttctaccttttatgGAAACAAATATACTGTCTAGTCGGGCTAATGAAATAGAAAACCACCAGTTTGATAAATCTTGATTGGCAATGGCAGGGGTCTTTTATCTGTGCAACTGAAATTATCAAACACCCAAGTTCTTCTTCCTGAATGATTTGAGCATCTGACCATCTGTTTTATTGATATTGGATATATGCTCCAAGGTCTCTGGTTTTTAAGTATTACACAATGAAAGTTCATTATTGTCTTTGATATATGATCTCAAAATTGCTAGTCAGGGCTAGTTGGTTGGGACCTTGTGAGGATTAGTCGGTAAAGTCAGGGACTAGTTGGACATTTGACaaactttgactaagtttgactgacATTGACCGATTTTGATATAAAAATCTTAACCAAACTTCATCcatattttcaacgggacatatctttccgttcgcctcgcgttaaattttttcgaacccaccgttcaactcaaaaaaatcttacgaacacaatgggactaactatatgcgaaacggacacttctaaaaaaaaacGCAAAATACCTAggatatattcaatacatatacacacctaggtactaactacgtgtatctaaaaacacccgtagcaaaacgtttttacttctgtaaatacataacgctccgttaactatgaatacgcaacccgaaaggccccgcggcatcgcgcgggcccaTTTTACTAGTTCAATAACAATTGCTACCAATGAAGAGAGGTATAAGCTAAGAATTTCGTAGTTATCTCTATAATTCTAAGCAAACTGGTTGGTTGATTCGTTAATATCTGCTATTTACTTTTTAGGGGCTTATCGGTAAATGATGTTCAACAATGTAACCTCATGAACACTAACCAAGTTAATCATCATTTGTATATATGGTAATAAATACATTTTTAGAGTACATATTGCGATATACCGTTCTTTATAAAACTGTACTgtaatttaatacatatatagactatagtttatatttatatatacaagctgcacagatatatttttttttttttttggaaaagcagaATGTATATTAACATCACAACACTTCACATAGGTACAGTGGGTGGAGGAGTTGGGGTGGGGTGGGTGGTTGGTGACTACATTTTAGAAACCCCAAAAAACGCACAATCATCGAAGACTGATCAATCACGAACTAGTCCAAGTAAGATGCTAAGATAGTATCCTAAACAATTAGCGCCTAATTTAGTATTACAAGATGAAAATTTGCGGATTAAGAAGCCAATTTTGCCAATCAATTTTCTTAGATTTGTAACGTTTCGCAAATCAGTCGAACCTTAAACTTGAATTTCGTTCAACGTAACCGGAAGATTCTAACACACCATTTTTTTTAAGACCTTTTGATTTTTATTTTTCCATTTGAAGCTCTACAAATATATTGTAATTTGTCTTTGATTAGATGTGAATTTACGACTTCAAAATTTATTAATTCGCTCACATATCAACCTTTGATCCCGTTGTATGATACTGTACTCTCTTCTATAAATACTTTGAAATAATGAACATTAACAAACATTtcacaaattccataaatatacaCCTACATTTTGTTGGCTGGAAAGTAAAAAATATTTTCTGAAATGGTTCACATCGATCAATATTTAACTTTTGGTACCCAAATAAagaatcaaaaaccgaaaaattaTATGCGACAATTCCAAAGTTATTTATCAACGCGTTTGTCATGCTGGCATGTGAGGACCTATCTTAATGAGGGAAGTGGTGTCCGCCCCATAAATTTTTAGTACTTACACTTTaacatctgtttttttttttttttttccttcataaTTTGCACTTATTATTTGATTTTCTTCATTATTTACACTTGACTTCccctaatataatttttttttatttcatcctTAAAAATATAAGTTGAAGTTCTACCATTGCATGCTGGAAGTTTATAATAACTTTTCTTAACAGGGTAGATGTTCTGATTTTTCAACACATTTTTTTATTACACTTTGATATAAGTTGGTTATTTGTCACTAGTTAAGTAATATTCGTACTTTAAAGAGTATGAAATACCAGGTAAATGTCATGACATCACTTTCTTATAAAGAAAAGAACGTTGTCATAAAAAGATTGAAGAAATGAATTCTTATGGGACCcaatattttttttagattttcaaTTTCTATTAACAGAATTACAATTAcaattttagaaagaaaaaaaaaaagtttattaTTAAAAAAACACAAGATTTAATTAAATCAAAACTAAAAATTCTGGTTTAAaacaagcacctaaagtggaatgAAAAATTCTGTGATGCATTATATGAATATGGTTTTAAACAAACTGTTAGTGATTATTCTTTGTTTACTAAATACAATGATAATGAATGTTTGTATTTACttgtgtatgttgatgatattattattattattggaaatAGTTCAGAAGATGTTGAAAATTGCAAGTCTTTTTTGAAAACAAAGTTTAAAGTTAAAGACTTAGGTAAGCTTAAATATTCTTTTGAAATTGAATTGAAAATTGTAAGTCTTTTTTGAAAACAAAGTTTAAAGTTAAAGACTTAGGTAAGCTTAAATATTCTTTTGAAATTGAATCGCTTGAAGAAGAATAAGTGTTTTGTTTTGTCTCAAAAAAATATTGCCTTGAAGTTATATCAGAATTTGGTATACTACGTAGTAAACCTGCAATTACACCTATTATATCAGGAGTTGTTATGGCTAATATTAGTGATCACTCTTTGACTGACTTACCTTTAACTGATATATATCAAAGATTAGTTGGTAAATTGATATATCTCACTTTGACTAGACCTGATATTACTTATGCTGTTCATTGCTTAAGTCAACATATGCATGCTCCTTTGAATTCTCATTTGAAAAGTGTTTTTAGAGTCTTAAGATATTTAAAGGGTTCACCTGCAACTCGTATCACAATTTCTAAAGGTGATAATTTTTCTATCTCTGCTTATGTTGATTCTGATTATGCTAAGTCAAGTATGGAAAGAAAGTCTGTTACTGGTTTATGTGTTTATCTTGGAAGTTCTTTAATCTcttggaaaagtaagaaacaaTCTACCATGTCAAGATCATCTGCAGAAGCAGAATACAGAGCTATTGCTTCTGTAACTTGTGAAATTATATGGATTTTAAAAATTCTTACAGATCTAAGTATTAAAACTGTTTTACCTCTTAAAGTCTTTCGTGATAGCAAGTCTGCTTTACAAATTACTAAAAATTATGTTTTTCATGAAACAATTAAATATTTTGAAGTAGAATTACATTTTGTTAGAGAAAAGATTACTTCAAGTGTAATTGAAACATATCTGTGTATTTGTTCAATTTAGTTAAATGTTTTATGGAATCTTAACTACTCGTATAATCATTAGCCTTACATAACATATTTCTTATTATATCCACAAATAAGTTCATTATTATATATCACATGTTAaatgttaaatataaatacaatagtTTTCTGTTTTTGAACGTCTTAATTAATAACCTAGCTTCATAATATTTTTTTGACTTTTTTTGGATAAACGAGAAAACtcttatgaacgagcacattgactcTCTAATCGAAAGTAATTTTCTTTGACTTGAAAAAATGTTATTCTTCTCAAAATGTAAAATGAAAAAACGTATTTAATCAATGTCATACCGTATATGCATGTAAAGGCAACATATATATAGATTCAATTACTGATTAACTATTTAAATTGTTCATAAATAAAAGAACTTTCACTCGTAATTACGACTAGCTTGAtacattttttttcaactttaaaACAATATATAACATGCATAACAGTTAATAACTACAAACTTTTGTATaaatctgtaggattaatgtgcaagatacaacatataactatatgatcaactttatttgagccttcggggtcacacacatatacaccgagacgtcaaataaaatatatatatatatgatgtatatattacTCAagcaacaaaatagtaaatcgaaattaatttatttactattcatatgaatagtaaatgaaattaattaatttactattcacatgaaagcgacataatagaaattattaattataagttacataacataaccctaaagtatttgagaaatacgactttttaaaaccaaatcaaacgcAAAATAATATTTGGATTAATATCAAATCTTAAAAGTAGATTTGTAAAGATTTGGATTGATATCAAATTTTAAAAAGTCTACTTGTGTGATTGCTCAAGAAAACAGACAAAAATCATAAAAGgcattttaatattaatagtaatatgaaAAAAAGGATTAAATATCAACTCTCGGTACTCATTTTTCACACAATTTTTTGGTATTACACAACAACTAAAAGTCTCATGCTTATTACAACCAAATTGTCCACCACTGGTTCTGTTTGAAATCAAGGACAtaattatatacggagtattatcattttaattgttttcacaattaatcaagggttgattaatttgttaattgggtttggactagcatccattggcattgtttgaagtgtagtgtggactatccaaagagacgatcatactctttgatcgtaagtttctctccgttcatcagctttttcaagaaaggtatatcgttaactcatcttatgatttaatattcatgacaattattatggtgtaactggatctttgggatcgttaatcatgtgcatgttttattaaatttaaatatattaatatttaattttgtaaatggtttataaaataataattgattattattttaactatccgctgtgtTAATCTAATTTAAAAGTACACACAGTTTTTCAACAAAATCTCATAAACAATTGGTTTCTCCTACTAAACGAGTTTTTAATTATTTGAATCTACGTGACAGGAAGTGAAAACTGTTTATAATCTCACCGCCATACAAACAAATTTACACACATATAgctattgtgtgtgtgtgtgtagtgtGATGGAAAGTTGAACATCAAAAGAGATTGCATTAAAAAAAAGCAATAAAAACTTGAATTCAATTCAATCTTCCATAATTA
Proteins encoded in this region:
- the LOC139862311 gene encoding probable dolichyl-diphosphooligosaccharide--protein glycosyltransferase subunit 3B, producing MAISPLIILLLLSITPFLAGIITATADDSGLLMELKSIQSRSPSSVIHLNDNLLRRIVTTKPRSFSIVIFFDAIQLHDKSELHLKSLKSEFNILSDSFTINNQNSPSTLSKLFFCDIEFGESQQSFAQFAVAAVPHIRLLPPDAVNLKSDSIAMDAGDFSRLAESMSEFIESKTRLSIGHIHRPPIVSKMQLGFIIAAFLISLPFMFKKLLAGETLFHHKRFWLSASVFVYFFSVSGTMHNIIRKMPMFISDRNDPSKLVYFYQGSGMQLGAEGFAIGFLYTIVGLLLAFVTHVLVRVKNTTAQRIIMIIAMVVSVWAVRKVVYLDNWKTGYAVHAYLPSSW